A segment of the Streptomyces sp. NBC_00376 genome:
CAGACCGCGGCCGCCGCGTCCCGCGCCCCGCTGGTCGGCGGGACGACCCCTGCCCCGCGCACACCGGAACCGGTGACGGCGATCCGGCCGCGTGCCCGGTCGGCGAGCAGCACGGCGCGCGCCGCGTGCTCCTGGTCCGTGAACAGCACGGTGGCGGAGGTGTCCAGCAGGATGCGCAGCTGGGCTTCGGCGGACAGTACGTGGGACGTGTCTCCGGGGTTGGTGGAGCGCAGGTAGCAGACCGCGCCGCCGAGCAGATGCACCGCGTAGCGTACGGCGAGCATGTCCGGGCTGTTGGGTGCGACCAGGATGCCGACCACGCGGCCGGGCCCCACTCCCAGATCCCTGAGGGCGCCGGCGGCGCCGGTGACCGTGCGGGCGAACTCCCCCGCCGGGACGGGCCGCCCCCGCCAGTGCACGGCGGTGCGGTCGGGGTCGGCGTCGAGCGCGGACATGATGCGGGCCGCGTAGCCCCGGTGCCGGCTCCACCAGCCGTCCGGAACAACCATGGTGACCTCGATTCGGTGGGCGACTGCTTCTGGACCGGGGCGTCGCGGTCCTCCGCGGCGCCAGGCCAGCATTGCGGCGCCGAAGGACGGCGAGAAGATTCGGACGGCCTGCCCGATCGGGCGGCCGACCAGGGCGCGCTCCCCGATGGTGGAGGGTGTCGGCGCAGGTCAGGGGCTGTCCGCCGGTGTCTGTGCGGTGCCGCGTCAGGGGGTTTCGGCGGCGGCAGCACGATGGAGGTGGCAGATCGGCCAGGGTGTCGTCCCGCCGGTCAGGGCCCGGTCGAGCAGCCCTATCGACCCTGTCGTGGGCGGGTGTCCGCTGGAAGAGTCCATCCCCGGAAGGCACCTCGGGCCCTTCGTCCGGATCCGGCCCGATCCGGACGACGGGCCCTCGTACCGCCGGGCACTCGGACACCGGCCCACCACCGTCGGCGGACACCGCCGGACCTGCGCAGTAAGGATGATCTCGTTGAAATTCGCCTGGGTTGACCTCCGTACCACCGCTGCGGAACAGCGCGAGGCCGTCGTCGACGCCGCGGTCCACGCCCGGCTCGCCGGCGTTCTCGACGACCGCCTGGACACGCTCGCGACGCTGCCTCCGACGGTCCAGAAGGTCCTGCTCGCCGAGCCCGGCGCGGTGTTCCCGCCGGAGGCGGGAGACGTCGCCGACCTCGTGCTGACCCGGATCGCGTCCGCCGCGGAGCTGGACAAGCTGAAGCTGACCGCCGGGGACGCGGCCGGCGCCTTCGTCGAGGTGATCGACGACGCCACCCTCAAGGTGGCCTGCGCCGCCGCCCAGGCGCTGGCGTACACCGTGGTGAGGTTCCGCGACCCGACCAAGATCCCGCTGGAGATCGTGATCGCGGCGGCGGACAAGAGCGCCGGGCGGCTGATCTGCGAGGCGGGCGACCTGGAGGAGGCCGGCATCATCGTCGACGTCCTGGAGAAGGGATCGGACGGCCTGCTGCTCGCGCCCAAGGACGCCAACGACGTCTTCGGCCTGACCGCACTGCTCGGGTCCACCACGCCGGACCTCGAACTGACCACGCTCACGGTGGAGTCGATCGAGCACAACGGCCTCGGCGACCGGGTCTGCGTCGACACCTGCACACACTTCGAGAAGGACGAGGGCATCCTGGTCGGCTCGTACGCGCACGGCTTCGTGCTGTGCGTCAGCGAGACCCACCCGCTGCCGTACATGCCGACCCGCCCGTTCCGCGTCAACGCAGGTGCCCTGCACTCGTACGTCATGGGCGCGGACAACCGCACCAACTACCTCAGCGAGTTGAAGGCCGGCAGCACCGTGCTGGGGGTCACCGCGGACGGTCGCACCCGCCGGATCGTCGTGGGCCGGGTGAAGCTGGAGTCCCGTCCGCTGCTGACCGTCCGGGCGAAGGCCGACGACGGCACCGAGGTCAGTCTGGCCCTCCAGGACGACTGGCACGTACGGGTCCTCGGCCCCGGTGCGGCCGTGCTCAACTGCACCGAGCTGAAGCCCGGCGACAAGCTGCTCGGGTACCTCGCCACGGACAAGCGTCACGTCGGCTGGCCCGTGGGCGAGTTCTGCATCGAGAAGTAGGAGGGCCGGTGCGGGCCCCGGTCCTTCCCGTTCCGCACGGGGGACCGGGGCCCGCACCGGCACGACCCGGCCTCCGGCCGTATCCGGGGGCCGCGCCTGAATCCGAGGAAAGGAAGGTGTGATGACGGGCGAAACGGACTTCGGGACGTGGCTCGGCGGGCTGCTGTCGGACCCTGACCACCAGGGCCGGACCTGGGCCGTGCACGGGCAGACCGCCGTGAGCCGTGAGGCACTGCGGGACGAGGTGTCCCGTGCCCGCGGGATACTGGAGGCGCACGGGGTCACCGCGGGCAGCACGGTGGCCGTTCAGGTGCTGCCGAGCTTCACACTGCTCTGGTCGCTGTTCGCTCTGTGGACGGCGGGCGCGCAGGTGATGCTGCTCGACCCGCGGCTCACTCCGGCCGAGACCGGCCGGCTGCTGGAGCTGTGCGAGCCGCAGTTCTGGCTCACCTCCGGCACGTCCGCGCAGCCCTTCACCCCGTTCCGGGACGGGTGCGAGGTCGTGGTGGAACGCCGGCCCGCCGGCCGGGCCGCGCAGGGCCCCCACCGGCTGATCCAGTTCAGCTCCGGTTCCACCGGCCTGCCCAAGGTGATCGGGCGCACCGGTGATTCGCTGCGCGGCGAGGTGGCCCGCTTCGGGCTGCTGCCGGACATGCCCGGCGCCGGTGAACGCGTGCTGCTGCTCAGCTCGTTGGCCCATTCCTTCGGCCTGATCGGCGGGGTGCTGCACGCGCTGGCCGCGGGCGTCGAGCTGCATTTCGTCGGCAGTCTGCGGCTGAAGGAGCTGCTGCGGGTGGCGGGCGAGCACCGG
Coding sequences within it:
- a CDS encoding 3-dehydroquinate synthase II, with protein sequence MKFAWVDLRTTAAEQREAVVDAAVHARLAGVLDDRLDTLATLPPTVQKVLLAEPGAVFPPEAGDVADLVLTRIASAAELDKLKLTAGDAAGAFVEVIDDATLKVACAAAQALAYTVVRFRDPTKIPLEIVIAAADKSAGRLICEAGDLEEAGIIVDVLEKGSDGLLLAPKDANDVFGLTALLGSTTPDLELTTLTVESIEHNGLGDRVCVDTCTHFEKDEGILVGSYAHGFVLCVSETHPLPYMPTRPFRVNAGALHSYVMGADNRTNYLSELKAGSTVLGVTADGRTRRIVVGRVKLESRPLLTVRAKADDGTEVSLALQDDWHVRVLGPGAAVLNCTELKPGDKLLGYLATDKRHVGWPVGEFCIEK